The proteins below are encoded in one region of Amycolatopsis magusensis:
- a CDS encoding AfsR/SARP family transcriptional regulator — translation MRGSLHTYVMRLRRLIGEDTVATAPDGYRLVIEPDRVDALRFLRLLDTAVEQPDPAAERRSLGEALALWRGTPLEGVGSPALAEDWAPLLTERYLLAVERRIDLDAAAGDDPDLAAELTELIARYPLRESLWERLVVELARTGRRAEALARYAKLRELLAEELGVEPGARLRRLHLELLSAGTEAPAAPAVRDEVPRQLPFDVTRFTGRDAELAELDEFLAGQHERSTAIAVIEGAAGVGKTSLAVHWSHRVRDRFPDGQLFLDLRGHSADTPVTPDAALGRFLRAVGVAAEAIPSTVEERSAMLRSRLAGARMLMLLDNAHDADQVRPLLPGSGNLVVVTSRSQLRGLVAREGAHRLALGSLDRRGATALLAGSVGHARLAAEPDAVAELADLCGRLPLALALAGERVSRFGGMSIAGVVEELRDQRSRLDTLRDPHDAGTDLRAAFSWSYKALRPDAARLFRLLGLHPGVDISLPAAAVLGGRPVRETRDLLDQLASAHLLNQPRADRYQFHDLLRVYATERLEETESPAEQAECFGRLLDWYLCAAAEANSQVRPDLLTEDVVLPELVGPEVHFADRAAATAWYIGERSTLTALVIAATRRGWSTRTWQLSWLLRGFNAERHDIDDWIVTARHAVEVAEAAHDRIGLQYAANNLGTALLRASRTDEALAALEQGLAAAPEGGNALSVAILSNLAGAYYLREEYEESYRYSSEGVEAARRSGQQTYLAHAELNLSASCIGLGKFDDAAEHALNAQHAFLAIGDEYHSALAKGNFAEALGRVGRFDEAMEHALRALGALREMDADYGTIDVHITLGQIQRAMGEEDGARGYWSAAVETSRRLNDPRTAEVQALLDELGG, via the coding sequence GTGCGCGGCAGCCTGCACACCTACGTGATGCGTCTGCGCCGCCTGATCGGCGAAGACACCGTCGCCACCGCACCGGACGGCTACCGGCTCGTCATCGAACCGGACCGGGTGGACGCACTGCGGTTCCTCCGATTGCTCGACACCGCGGTGGAACAACCCGACCCGGCCGCCGAACGGCGCTCGCTCGGGGAAGCACTGGCACTGTGGCGCGGCACCCCGTTGGAGGGTGTCGGCTCGCCGGCTCTCGCCGAGGATTGGGCGCCGCTGCTCACCGAACGGTATCTGCTCGCGGTGGAACGGCGGATCGATCTGGACGCCGCCGCCGGTGACGATCCCGATCTCGCCGCGGAACTCACCGAATTGATCGCGCGTTATCCGTTGCGCGAGTCGTTGTGGGAACGGCTCGTGGTGGAACTGGCGCGCACCGGCCGCCGCGCCGAAGCGCTGGCCAGGTACGCGAAACTGCGGGAACTGCTCGCCGAGGAACTGGGGGTGGAGCCGGGAGCGCGGTTGCGCCGCCTGCACCTGGAACTGCTCTCCGCGGGCACCGAGGCACCGGCGGCACCGGCCGTGCGCGACGAAGTGCCGCGGCAGCTGCCGTTCGACGTCACCCGCTTCACCGGCCGCGATGCCGAACTCGCCGAACTCGACGAGTTCCTCGCCGGGCAGCACGAACGGTCCACCGCCATCGCGGTGATCGAAGGCGCGGCGGGCGTCGGGAAGACCTCGCTCGCCGTGCACTGGTCCCACCGCGTGCGCGACCGCTTCCCCGACGGGCAGTTGTTCCTCGACCTGCGCGGGCATTCGGCGGACACCCCGGTCACCCCGGACGCGGCGCTCGGCCGGTTCCTGCGGGCGGTCGGCGTGGCGGCCGAGGCGATCCCTTCCACAGTGGAGGAACGCTCGGCGATGCTGCGCAGCAGGCTGGCGGGTGCGCGGATGCTGATGCTGCTGGACAACGCGCACGACGCCGACCAGGTCCGCCCGCTGTTGCCGGGGTCGGGGAACCTCGTGGTGGTCACCAGCCGCAGCCAGTTGCGGGGCCTGGTGGCCCGTGAGGGCGCGCACCGGCTCGCGCTGGGGTCACTGGACCGGCGGGGCGCCACGGCGCTGCTGGCGGGCAGTGTGGGGCACGCGCGGCTGGCCGCCGAACCCGACGCGGTGGCCGAACTGGCGGACCTGTGTGGCAGGCTGCCGCTCGCCCTGGCGCTGGCGGGCGAACGGGTGTCGCGGTTCGGCGGCATGTCCATCGCCGGCGTGGTGGAGGAACTGCGGGACCAGCGGTCGCGTCTGGACACCCTGCGGGACCCGCACGACGCCGGTACCGATCTGCGTGCCGCGTTCTCGTGGTCCTACAAGGCGCTGCGCCCGGACGCGGCGAGGCTCTTCCGCTTGCTCGGGCTGCACCCGGGGGTGGACATCAGCCTGCCCGCCGCGGCGGTGCTCGGCGGCCGTCCGGTCCGCGAGACCCGGGATCTGCTCGACCAGCTCGCGTCGGCGCACCTGCTCAACCAGCCGCGCGCCGACCGCTACCAGTTCCACGACCTGCTGCGGGTCTACGCCACCGAACGGCTGGAAGAGACCGAAAGCCCCGCGGAACAGGCGGAATGCTTCGGCAGGCTGCTCGACTGGTACCTCTGCGCGGCCGCCGAAGCCAACAGCCAGGTGCGGCCGGACCTGCTCACCGAGGACGTGGTGCTGCCGGAACTCGTCGGCCCCGAGGTGCACTTCGCCGACCGCGCCGCCGCGACCGCCTGGTACATCGGCGAACGCTCCACGCTGACCGCACTGGTGATCGCGGCCACCCGGCGCGGGTGGTCGACGCGCACCTGGCAGCTCAGCTGGCTGCTGCGCGGGTTCAACGCGGAGCGGCATGACATCGATGACTGGATCGTGACCGCACGCCACGCGGTGGAGGTCGCCGAGGCCGCGCACGACCGGATCGGCCTGCAGTACGCGGCGAACAACCTGGGTACGGCGCTGCTGCGGGCTTCCCGCACCGACGAGGCGCTGGCCGCACTGGAACAAGGGCTCGCGGCGGCACCGGAAGGCGGCAACGCGCTCAGCGTGGCGATCCTGAGCAACCTCGCCGGGGCCTACTACCTGCGCGAGGAGTACGAGGAGTCCTACCGCTACAGCTCCGAAGGCGTCGAGGCCGCGCGCCGGTCCGGGCAGCAGACCTACCTGGCGCACGCGGAACTGAACCTGAGCGCCAGTTGCATCGGGCTGGGCAAGTTCGACGACGCGGCCGAGCACGCGCTGAACGCGCAGCACGCCTTCCTCGCCATCGGCGACGAGTACCACTCCGCGCTGGCGAAGGGGAACTTCGCCGAGGCGCTGGGGCGGGTCGGCCGGTTCGACGAGGCGATGGAGCACGCCCTGCGCGCACTGGGCGCGCTGCGCGAGATGGACGCCGACTACGGCACCATCGACGTGCACATCACCCTCGGGCAGATCCAGCGGGCGATGGGGGAAGAGGACGGCGCCCGCGGCTACTGGTCGGCGGCGGTGGAAACCAGCCGCCGGTTGAACGACCCGCGCACCGCCGAGGTGCAGGCACTGCTCGACGAACTCGGCGGCTGA
- the leuC gene encoding 3-isopropylmalate dehydratase large subunit — protein MVQARGRTLAEKVWDAHVVRRGEGAEPDLLYIDLHLVHEVTSPQAFDGLRLAGRPVRRPDLTIATEDHNVPTVDIDLPIADPVSRTQVDTLRRNCKEFGVRLHPMGDAEQGIVHVIGPQLGLTQPGMTVVCGDSHTSTHGAFGAMAFGIGTSEVEHVLATQTLPLRPFKTMAINVDGELRPGVTAKDIILAVIAKIGTGGGQGYVLEYRGSAIEALSMEARMTVCNMSIEAGARAGMIAPDEVTFAYLEGRPHAPRGADWDAAVAEWRELKTDEGAEFDAEVHLDAATLTPFVTWGTNPGQGLPLGDAVPDPELIADENERFAAEKALSYMDLKPGTPLREIPVDTVFLGSCTNGRIEDLRAAAEVLRGHKVADGVRMLVVPGSMRVRQAAEAEGLNEIFTDAGAEWRQAGCSMCLGMNPDQLKPGERSASTSNRNFEGRQGKGGRTHLVSPLVAAATAVRGTLSSPEDLVPATAGTAR, from the coding sequence ATGGTGCAAGCACGGGGCCGCACGCTGGCGGAAAAGGTGTGGGACGCACATGTGGTGCGCCGCGGCGAGGGAGCCGAGCCGGACCTGCTCTACATCGATCTCCACCTGGTGCACGAAGTCACCAGCCCGCAGGCCTTCGACGGCCTCCGGCTGGCGGGCCGCCCGGTGCGCAGGCCCGACCTGACCATCGCCACCGAGGACCACAACGTGCCGACGGTCGACATCGACCTGCCGATCGCCGATCCGGTGTCCCGCACCCAGGTCGACACGCTTCGCCGCAACTGCAAGGAGTTCGGCGTCCGGCTGCACCCGATGGGCGACGCGGAACAGGGCATCGTGCACGTGATCGGCCCGCAGCTCGGGCTGACCCAGCCGGGTATGACGGTGGTCTGCGGTGACAGCCACACCTCCACCCACGGCGCGTTCGGCGCGATGGCCTTCGGCATCGGCACCTCGGAGGTCGAGCACGTGCTGGCCACCCAGACGCTGCCGCTGCGTCCATTCAAGACGATGGCGATCAACGTCGACGGCGAACTGCGCCCCGGCGTGACCGCGAAGGACATCATCCTCGCGGTGATCGCCAAGATCGGCACCGGTGGCGGGCAGGGCTACGTGCTCGAGTACCGCGGCTCGGCGATCGAGGCGCTGTCCATGGAAGCCCGGATGACGGTCTGCAACATGTCCATCGAAGCCGGGGCGCGGGCCGGGATGATCGCGCCGGACGAGGTGACCTTCGCCTACCTCGAGGGCCGCCCGCACGCGCCGCGGGGCGCCGACTGGGACGCCGCGGTGGCCGAGTGGCGCGAGCTGAAGACCGACGAGGGGGCCGAGTTCGACGCCGAGGTCCACCTCGACGCCGCCACGCTGACCCCGTTCGTGACCTGGGGCACCAACCCGGGACAGGGCCTGCCGCTGGGCGACGCGGTGCCCGACCCCGAGCTGATCGCCGACGAGAACGAGCGCTTCGCCGCCGAGAAGGCCCTGTCCTATATGGACCTCAAGCCGGGCACCCCGCTGCGGGAGATCCCGGTGGACACCGTCTTCCTCGGCTCGTGCACGAACGGCCGCATCGAGGACCTGCGGGCCGCCGCCGAGGTGCTGCGCGGGCACAAGGTGGCCGACGGCGTGCGGATGCTGGTGGTGCCCGGCTCGATGCGGGTGCGCCAGGCCGCCGAAGCCGAGGGGCTGAACGAGATCTTCACCGACGCCGGTGCCGAGTGGCGCCAGGCGGGCTGCTCGATGTGCCTGGGCATGAACCCGGACCAGCTCAAGCCGGGGGAGCGCAGCGCGTCGACCTCCAACCGGAACTTCGAGGGCAGGCAGGGCAAGGGCGGCCGGACGCACCTGGTCTCGCCGCTGGTGGCCGCCGCGACCGCCGTGCGGGGCACGCTCTCCTCGCCGGAGGACCTGGTTCCCGCCACCGCCGGTACCGCCCGGTAA
- a CDS encoding NUDIX hydrolase, with product MNDEETKVRAAGAVLWRPGPDGAPEIAVVHRPRYDDWSLPKGKLDPGETTVAAAVRELHEETGFHVVLGRFLKQVAYGVPGPDGGTVGKTVDYFSARAVSGEFTPNDEVDELRWLSPPEAEAILHRRGDVETLREFCALPADLTTVLLVRHAKAGKRDEWTGDDDLRPLSNAGLRQSDGIRAVTTRFGPTRVLSAPRLRCVQTVAKVAEDLGIEVAQEHLLSEEGYWADPVLGLARFLAIVGDGGTPLLCSQGGVIPDLVTQLAERDGVELELRSHVTESEQRRRPAPAKKGSLWLLSFRPPSGNEGPRLAAATYFASQLPSPSPLNSAKGE from the coding sequence TTGAACGACGAAGAGACGAAGGTCCGCGCCGCGGGCGCGGTGCTGTGGCGGCCGGGACCGGACGGCGCGCCGGAGATCGCGGTGGTGCACCGGCCGCGCTACGACGACTGGTCGCTGCCCAAGGGCAAACTCGACCCCGGCGAGACCACGGTGGCCGCGGCGGTGCGCGAACTCCACGAGGAGACCGGTTTCCACGTGGTGCTCGGCCGCTTCCTCAAGCAGGTGGCCTACGGGGTGCCGGGGCCGGACGGCGGCACGGTCGGCAAGACCGTCGACTACTTCAGCGCCCGCGCGGTGAGCGGGGAGTTCACGCCGAACGACGAGGTGGACGAACTGCGCTGGCTGAGCCCGCCGGAAGCGGAGGCGATCCTCCACCGCCGCGGCGATGTGGAGACGCTGCGCGAGTTCTGCGCGCTGCCCGCCGACCTGACCACCGTGCTCCTGGTCCGCCACGCCAAGGCGGGCAAGCGCGACGAGTGGACCGGCGACGACGACCTGCGCCCGCTGTCCAACGCGGGACTGCGCCAGTCCGACGGCATCCGCGCGGTGACCACCCGGTTCGGCCCGACGCGCGTGCTTTCCGCGCCGCGCCTGCGGTGCGTGCAGACGGTCGCGAAGGTGGCCGAGGACCTCGGGATCGAGGTGGCGCAGGAGCACCTGCTCTCCGAAGAGGGCTACTGGGCCGATCCGGTGCTCGGGCTGGCGCGGTTCCTCGCCATCGTCGGGGACGGCGGCACGCCGTTGCTCTGCAGCCAGGGCGGGGTGATCCCGGATCTGGTGACCCAACTGGCCGAACGCGACGGGGTCGAACTGGAACTGCGCAGCCACGTCACCGAATCGGAGCAGCGGCGGCGGCCCGCGCCGGCGAAGAAGGGTTCACTGTGGCTGCTCAGCTTCCGGCCGCCGTCGGGGAACGAGGGCCCGCGACTGGCCGCGGCGACCTACTTCGCCAGCCAGTTGCCCTCACCGTCGCCGTTGAACAGCGCGAAAGGCGAGTGA
- a CDS encoding chitinase translates to MFGRRSRVFAVALAALLAAPLAVLSPVAGAAGPAEVCAVKSKPAGKVLQGYWENWDGASNGVHPPLGWIPITDSRIRAHGYNVLNAAFPVILSDGTVLWQDGMDSTVKVATPAEMCAAKEAGATILMSIGGATAGIDLNSSAVADRFVATIVPILKKYNFDGIDIDIETGLVGSGNIGTPSASQANLIRIIDGVLAQMPPNFGLTMAPETAYVTGGSVVYGSIWGAYLPIVKKYADNGRLWWLNMQYYNGSMYGCAGDSYQAGTVQGFTAQTNCLNQGLVVQGTTIRVPFDKQVPGLPAQPGAGGGYMSTGLVAQAWNAYSGGLKGLMTWSINWDGSKNWTFGNNVKALQGR, encoded by the coding sequence ATGTTCGGTCGTAGATCACGTGTGTTCGCGGTCGCCTTGGCCGCCCTGCTGGCCGCGCCGCTCGCGGTGCTTAGTCCCGTGGCGGGCGCCGCCGGGCCGGCGGAGGTCTGTGCGGTGAAGTCCAAGCCGGCGGGCAAGGTGCTGCAGGGGTACTGGGAGAACTGGGACGGCGCCTCGAACGGCGTGCACCCGCCGCTCGGCTGGATCCCGATCACCGACTCCCGCATCCGCGCGCACGGCTACAACGTGCTCAACGCGGCGTTCCCCGTCATCCTCTCCGACGGCACCGTGCTGTGGCAGGACGGGATGGATTCGACGGTCAAGGTGGCCACGCCCGCGGAGATGTGCGCGGCCAAGGAAGCCGGGGCCACCATCCTGATGTCGATCGGCGGCGCGACCGCGGGGATCGACCTGAACTCCAGCGCGGTGGCGGACCGGTTCGTCGCCACGATCGTGCCGATCCTGAAGAAGTACAACTTCGACGGCATCGACATCGACATCGAAACCGGCCTGGTGGGCAGCGGGAACATCGGCACACCGTCGGCGTCGCAGGCGAACCTGATCCGGATCATCGACGGCGTGCTGGCGCAGATGCCGCCGAACTTCGGGCTCACCATGGCCCCGGAAACCGCCTACGTCACCGGCGGCAGCGTGGTCTACGGCTCGATCTGGGGCGCGTACCTGCCGATCGTGAAGAAGTACGCGGACAACGGCAGGCTGTGGTGGCTGAACATGCAGTACTACAACGGCAGCATGTACGGCTGCGCCGGTGACTCCTACCAGGCCGGGACCGTGCAGGGCTTCACCGCGCAGACGAACTGCCTGAACCAGGGACTGGTGGTGCAGGGCACGACGATCCGGGTGCCCTTCGACAAGCAAGTACCCGGGTTGCCCGCGCAGCCGGGCGCCGGGGGCGGGTACATGTCCACCGGACTGGTCGCGCAGGCGTGGAACGCTTACTCCGGCGGCCTGAAGGGGCTGATGACCTGGTCGATCAACTGGGACGGTTCGAAGAACTGGACCTTCGGGAACAACGTCAAGGCGCTGCAGGGCCGCTGA
- the leuD gene encoding 3-isopropylmalate dehydratase small subunit — translation MDPFTTHTGVGVPLRRSNVDTDQIIPAVYLKRVTRTGFEDGLFAAWRSDSGFVLNQEAFRAGSVLVAGPDFGTGSSREHAVWALMNYGFRVVISARFADIFRGNSGKQGLLAAQCEQADVELLWKLLENDPGTEVTVDLQEKTVRAKDFTAPFTIDDYTRWRLLEGLDDIALTLRHADEIDSFETGRPSWKPVTTPVPG, via the coding sequence ATGGACCCCTTCACCACCCACACCGGCGTCGGCGTGCCGCTGCGCCGGTCCAACGTGGACACTGACCAGATCATCCCGGCCGTCTACCTCAAGCGCGTGACCCGCACCGGCTTCGAGGACGGCCTGTTCGCCGCCTGGCGCTCGGACAGCGGGTTCGTGCTCAACCAGGAGGCCTTCCGGGCGGGCAGCGTGCTGGTCGCCGGGCCGGACTTCGGCACCGGCTCCTCCCGCGAGCACGCCGTCTGGGCGCTGATGAACTACGGCTTCCGCGTGGTCATCTCGGCCCGGTTCGCCGACATCTTCCGCGGCAACTCCGGCAAGCAGGGCCTGCTGGCCGCCCAGTGCGAGCAGGCGGACGTCGAACTGCTCTGGAAGCTGCTCGAGAACGACCCCGGCACGGAGGTCACCGTGGACCTCCAGGAGAAGACCGTGCGGGCCAAGGACTTCACCGCGCCCTTCACGATCGACGACTACACCCGCTGGCGGCTGCTCGAGGGGCTCGATGACATCGCTCTCACCCTGCGACACGCCGATGAGATCGATTCGTTCGAAACCGGCCGGCCCTCCTGGAAGCCGGTGACCACCCCGGTACCCGGCTGA
- a CDS encoding IclR family transcriptional regulator, protein MGQHSGIGVLDKAVAVLQAVAEDPCGLAELCSRTGLPRATAHRLAVGLEVHRLLRRGPDGRWRPGTALAELAGGTTDPLLDAAGSVLPKLRDITGESVQLYRRDGVQRICVSTAEPPSGLRDTVPIGSRLPMTAGSGAKVLAAWSDPHTQRAILTDAVYGERTLLEVRRRGWAQSVAEREPGVASVSAPVRDSAGTVVAAVSVSGPIERIGRKPGARWAADLLAAAEALQERL, encoded by the coding sequence GTGGGACAGCATAGCGGTATCGGAGTCCTGGACAAGGCGGTGGCCGTGCTGCAGGCGGTCGCCGAAGATCCCTGCGGGCTCGCCGAACTCTGCAGCCGGACCGGCCTTCCGCGCGCGACGGCGCACCGGCTGGCGGTCGGGCTGGAAGTGCACCGGTTGCTCCGGCGCGGGCCGGACGGGCGCTGGCGCCCCGGCACGGCGCTGGCCGAACTCGCCGGTGGCACAACGGATCCACTGCTCGACGCGGCGGGCTCGGTGTTGCCGAAGTTGCGGGACATCACCGGCGAGAGCGTGCAGCTCTACCGCCGGGACGGGGTGCAGCGGATCTGCGTGTCGACCGCGGAGCCGCCGAGTGGCCTTCGCGACACTGTGCCGATCGGCTCACGGTTGCCGATGACGGCCGGCTCCGGCGCGAAGGTCCTCGCGGCGTGGTCGGATCCGCACACCCAGCGCGCGATCCTGACCGACGCGGTCTACGGGGAACGGACGCTGCTGGAGGTCCGGCGGCGCGGCTGGGCGCAAAGCGTGGCCGAACGGGAGCCGGGTGTGGCGAGCGTCTCGGCGCCGGTACGGGATTCCGCGGGCACGGTGGTCGCCGCGGTGTCGGTCTCGGGGCCGATCGAGCGCATCGGGCGCAAACCGGGGGCGCGGTGGGCGGCGGATCTGCTGGCCGCCGCCGAAGCCCTCCAAGAACGCCTGTGA
- a CDS encoding HU family DNA-binding protein: MANKAQLIEALSERLGDKKVASEAVDGLVDIIIRTVNKGEKVNITGFGVFEKRARAARTARNPRTGETVRVKKTNVPAFRAGTTFKDVVSGAKKLPKVTAAAKRATTGTRAAAGTTTRATTTRATASRPSTTRSTTTRTRATTTRSTAASRTAAKAAPKTAAKATTAKATTAKKTTAKAAAPKAAAAKTTTAKATTAAKAAPKAAAAKKTTAAKRTTAAKKK; the protein is encoded by the coding sequence ATGGCCAACAAGGCCCAGCTGATCGAGGCGCTGTCGGAGCGTCTGGGCGACAAAAAGGTTGCATCGGAAGCGGTCGACGGTCTCGTCGACATCATCATCCGGACGGTCAACAAGGGCGAGAAGGTGAACATCACCGGCTTCGGGGTGTTCGAGAAGCGCGCCCGCGCCGCCCGCACCGCGCGGAACCCGCGTACCGGTGAGACGGTCCGCGTCAAGAAGACCAACGTGCCCGCCTTCCGCGCCGGCACGACCTTCAAGGACGTGGTGAGCGGCGCGAAGAAGCTGCCGAAGGTCACCGCCGCCGCCAAGCGCGCCACCACCGGCACCCGGGCCGCCGCGGGCACCACCACCCGCGCGACCACGACCCGGGCGACGGCCAGCCGTCCCAGCACCACCCGCAGCACCACGACTCGCACGCGCGCCACCACCACGCGCAGCACCGCCGCGAGCCGTACCGCTGCCAAGGCGGCGCCGAAGACGGCTGCCAAGGCCACCACGGCCAAGGCGACCACGGCGAAGAAGACCACCGCCAAGGCCGCTGCGCCGAAGGCCGCCGCCGCGAAGACGACGACCGCCAAGGCCACCACCGCCGCCAAGGCAGCACCGAAGGCCGCCGCCGCGAAGAAGACCACCGCGGCCAAGCGCACCACCGCCGCGAAGAAGAAGTAG